A DNA window from Peromyscus leucopus breed LL Stock chromosome 3, UCI_PerLeu_2.1, whole genome shotgun sequence contains the following coding sequences:
- the Cd8a gene encoding T-cell surface glycoprotein CD8 alpha chain, which translates to MASRVTCFLSLTLLLNAFAGLQGSKSFQMSPPNVVAERGENVKLICKVLLSTSQGCSWLFQKRGDGLAPTFLIYLSSTRKKSNDNLYSNQISGEKNGDEYTLTLSKFSEENQGYYFCSVTSNSVVYFSPLVPVFLPEKPTTPVARLPTPVPTTGTSRSQRPEACRPGAGVSVKKSGLDFDCNIFIWAPLAGICGVLLLSLVITLICCHRNRRRVCKCPRPLVRQGGKPGPSEKFV; encoded by the exons ATGGCCTCGCGGGTGACCTGCTTTCTCTCGCTGACCCTGCTGCTGA ACGCCTTCGCTGGGCTCCAGGGTTCGAAATCCTTTCAAATGTCGCCTCCGAATGTGGTGGCGGAACGTGGCGAGAACGTGAAGCTGATATGCAAAGTGCTGTTGTCCACTTCGCAAGGATGCTCTTGGCTCTTCCAGAAGCGGGGCGACGGACTTGCACCCACCTTCCTCATCTATCTCTCTTCGACCCGGAAAAAATCGAATGACAACCTATATTCAAATCAGATCTCTGGCGAGAAGAATGGTGACGAGTACACCCTCACCCTGAGCAAGTTCAGCGAGGAAAACCAAGGCTACTATTTCTGCTCTGTCACAAGCAACTCAGTGGTGTACTTCAGTCCTCTCGTGCCGGTCTTTCTGCCAG agaagcCCACCACGCCAGTGGCGCGACTACCCACACCAGTGCCCACTACCGGGACATCCCGGTCCCAGCGACCAGAAGCTTGCCGGCCCGGGGCGGGCGTTTCAG TGAAGAAGAGCGGATTGGACTTCGACTGTAATATCTTCATCTGGGCACCCTTAGCCGGAATCTGCGGGGTCCTTCTGCTGTCCCTGGTCATCACTCTCATCTGCTGCCACA GGAACCGAAGGCGTGTTTGCAAATGTCCCAG GCCCCTGGTCAGACAAGGAGGCAAGCCCGGCCCTTCAGAGAAATTCGTGTAA